GTAAGATGTGTGTATGTCATTTCGGGCAACTTTGACTTGGGGGTCTGGAAGTTCGGATGCTACCGCATCTTCCCATTCAAACCAATTTAGCTTCTGTTGCACTTCTTATTTGAACTCGCGAACCGTTTATAAAAATGGTACTCAACTATACGACGAAGTAAGGCAGATAATAGCCCAAGGTGCAGATATTGATCACATCACTGAGTATGGAGAGTCAGTACTTAGAGTCGCCTCCAACAATGGTCGCTTTGACATAGTCAAATTACTGCTGGATGCAGGTGCAGCAGAATACCAGCTTGAGTGGACAGATTTGATGCATGAAGTAGTGTTTGGGACGAATGCAAGCATTAGACAAAAAATCTCAGAAACGGAAAACCTGGAGACAGTTGATTTTTGGTCGCGTACGCCATTTTTGATGGCAGTGCAACTTGGTGATGTTCAGAAAGTTTTATTACTACTGGAACTAGGCGCAAACAAAAACGCAGTTGGTCGTTGCAGTACAAGTGCCATGCAATATGCCATCAAGAACAATCATGTAACAATGCTGCAGTTTCTGCTCGATACTGGTTTTGACATTGAAGCTCAAGATGATTTCCTCTATACCCCGCTCATCACTGCAGCATCACTTGGTCTATTGGATTGTGTCCGTTTTCTCATTGAAAATGGGGCTGATATCTATAAAGAGAATAATATCCCCCAACGCGCTATTGAGGTAGCAAGCAGTCTGGATATCGTCAAATTCCTGATAGATATGGGTGATGATATCAACGACATCAACCCAGAAATGCACGCGCAGTTACTGGGAATAGCATACAAGGAAAATCCGCAAATAAGCAAAGCAGACTATCTGGCTGGAAGATATAGAGAATTCGGTACAGCTAACGCCATAAAAACCAATAAGCCCTTTTGGTTAGCGATGATACGCTCGGGTGCATCTGCATGGCGTGCAAGTGAAATGTTTCATGATGATGGCAGTCACGATGACAACATCATCTGGTGTTATGACCGCTATGGCCGGACAACTACGGTCTTGCCAGATGGCCGCATCATAGAAATTGGTGGTGAGCACGAAGACTTTTATGACCCTGATTTCTGTATCTATAACGATGTCACTGTGTTTGAAAAGAGCGGTGACATCAATATCTATAGCTATGCCAGAGAAATTTTTCCACCCACGGATTTTCATACAGCGACCCTGGTTGATGATGCGATTTACATCATCGGCAGATTAGGCTATCAGGATGCAAGAATTGCTGGTCACACAGCCGTCTATCAACTGGATACGAAGTCACTAAAAATCAGCCCGTTTGACACGCAAGGCGATGGCCCAGGTTTTATCAGTCGTCACAAGGCACGACTCAAAGATGACAAGATTTTTGTGTCCGGCGGCAAGCAGATTGTCATCATAGATGGTAAAGAAGACTATATAGCCAATACCAAAAATTATCAGCTATGCCTGAAAACTGCCGTTTGGTCCGCTGTATAAAGCTATTTAAAAATCTGTCATCTGTTGGTCATAATTGATCAATTCTCGGTAAAAACTGCGTGTTTCTTGCATTCTGTCTATAGCTCCTCTAGCATGGCGTGGTTAACTTTTAAGCACGCGCCATGTCTGCCCTGCCTGAACTGAATGAATTGGAACGTATTATCGCCCTGGGTCGTGGACAGCTGGAGGTCGATGTCTTGTGCGAGGTCGCGGTCAAGAGCAGGCAGTTCCCTGTGTATAAACTGGCGCTAGGTAACCCTGATACCAGTTTGCCTGCCATCGGTTTTTTTGGTGGTATTCATGGACTGGAGCGTATAGGTACGCAAGTCTTGCTGACTTTCCTGCGCGGCTTGCTGACGCGCTTGTCGTGGGACAAGAGCCTGCAACACATGTTGCAGGATGTGCGCCTGGTGTTCATGCCATTGATCAATCCAGGCGGCATGTGGCAGGCGACGCGCTGCAACCCCAGTGGTGTCGATCTGATGCGCAATGCGCCTGTCGAAGCGCAAGACAAGGTGCCTTTCCTGCTCGGTGGACATCGCTATAGCCCGCGCCTGCCATGGTATCGTGGTGCTGCCGGTGCAGAGATGGAAGCAGAAAACCTGGCGCTGTGCCGCACTGTGCAACAGGAATTGCTGGCCCGCCCCTTCAGCATGGCGATAGATTGCCACTCGGGCTTTGGCTTGCGTGACCGCGTCTGGTTCCCGCATGCGCACAGTGTGCATCCCATCGACCATCTGGCTGACATCCTGGCGCTGGAAGAATTATTCGAGCAGACCCACCCCAATCATTCTTATCTGTTTGAACCGCAAAGCCTGCAATACCGCACCCATGGCGATATCTGGGATTACCTCTACCTGCAGGCGCAGCAGGACAGCAGCAAGACCTTTTTGCCACTGACGCTGGAAATGGGATCCTGGCTATGGGTCAAGAAAAACCCGCGCCAGTTATTTTCGCGGCATGGCATGTTCAACCCGGTAGCACAACACAGGCTGAGCCGGGTGTTGCGACGACATAATTCCTGGCTGGATTTTCTGATGCGGGCAACTTGCGGCCATACACAATGGCTGGCGCAAGGTCCTACCCGCCTGCGTTTGCAAGAGCGCGCCGTGGCACGCTGGTATAGGCCATGACGACCTGGGTATTATTGCGCGGTCTCATGCGCGAGAGCAGGCACTGGGGAGATTTTCCTGCACACTTCCAGCAAGCTGTTGGAGCGGAGCGCCTGCTGTGCCTGGACTTCCCTGGCAATGGTCAATTACATGCCGAGCATAGCCTGACCACGGTAGCCGCAATGGCTGATCATTGCCACCGGCAGCTACAGGTGCAAGGTGTAGGAGAACCTGTGCATGTGCTGGCGGTTTCGCTGGGTGCCATGGTGGCGCTGGCTTGGGCAGACCGGTACCCGGATGACTTGCAACGCATGGTGCTGATCAATACCAGCGTGGCACCGCATAATCCCTTTTACCACAGGCTGAGACCGGCAAATTATCCGGCATTGATTGCGACCATGTTATTTGGCTCAAGCGAGCAGCGCGAGCAGTTGATCTTGCGTATCACCAGCAATTTGCAAATGGCGGAGCAAGCGAAAGAAATCATCAGGCGCTGGACTGCATATGCGCAGGAAAATCCCATTAGCGTGGGCAATATCCTGCGGCAATTACTAGCCGCCATGCGTTTTCGTGCGCCACCATATTCGGGTAAAGTTCCGCTACTCTTGCTCGCAGGTGAACAGGACAAACTCGTCAATGCAACTTGCTCACGCAAACTGGCAGGCTTATGGAATTGCTCCTTGCACTTGCATCCCACGGCAGGCCATGACTTGCCACTCGATGATGCGGGCTGGGTCATACAACAAGTTGTGAACTGGCAGGTGGATATTAATTTTGCGCCAGCTCTGCCACCAGAAAATCAATGAACACCCTGACGCGCAAAGGCAGGTGCCGGTCACGCGGGTAAAGCAAGGAAAATGGCCGGGTGCGCCCTTTGAATTCTTGCAGCACTTCGACCATGCGGCCAGCCCGCAAATCATCTTCGACCATGAAGCGGGAAGCCTGCAACAGGCCCGCGCCATTTTTTGCGAGGGTGATGATGCCGAGCAAATCTTCTGAGCAGGTGAGCCCACCTCTGGTAAGCCAGTCTATGTCCTCACCATCGCGCCTGAATATCCAGACTATATTTTGCCCGGCACTGGGCAAGACAAATTGCAGGCATTCATGCCTGTCCAGGTCTTCCAGCCTGATCGGCACACCAAAACGCTGCAGGTATTCAGGAGTGGCACAGACCACGATCTCGGTATCTTCCAGACGGCGCGCAATCATGCCTGAATCCGGTGGGTTACGGCCACGTATGACCAGGTCAAAACCATCGGCGGTCAAATCAACATTGCGGTTGCTGAGTTGCAAATCCAGTTTGACCAGCGGATACATCTGGCGGAATTTTGCCAGCAGGGGCAGCACCCGGTAATGCCCGTAAGGCGTGGGCATGCTGATGCGTACCAGGCCAGCCGGTTGCATTTGCTGGCCTGACACCTCACGCTCAGCCTCTACCAACTGGTTCAGCGCCTGCCGGCACTGGACAAAATAGGCACGTCCAGCCTCGGTCAGCCGCAATTGCCGCGTGGTGCGCACAAACAGGCGTACGCCTATGCGCTCTTCCAGTCGGGCTATAGAACGGCTGACAGCAGCTGGCGTCAGGCCTGCCGCATTGGCTGCATCCTTGAAGCTTTCCAGCTCTGCAGCCAGGCAAAACAATTCTATGCTGCCCAGCAACACATCCGCAAAATGTCGATTCACATTACACCATGTAATTTATAAAGTAACTTTCGCCTAGTTTATCAACTATTTCGTTTGGCATAGTATGCCGTCACGCCCTGCTCATCATGACAGTGCCGCCAGTCAACCTTTATCGAAAGCCCAAACCCATGAAACTCTATTTCTCCCCCGGTGCCTGCTCTTTGTCCCCACACATCATCCTGCGAGAAGCTGGCCTGGATTTCACTTTGCAAAAAGTCGATACCTATGTTCACAAAACTGCAGACGGCCTGGATTTCTACAGCATCAATCCCAAAGGCCAGGTGCCCACTGTAGAACTTGATGATGGCGAGATACTGACCGAGGGCTCCATCATTGCCCAGTACATAGCCGAACGCGCTGAAAATCGCGATCTGCTGCCAGCATCCGGCCTCGCACGTTACCGCGTGCTTGAGTGGCAAAACTACATCAGCTCAGAATTGCACAAGTCCTTCGCACCACTGTTTGATGCTGACATGCCTGCCGAAGGTAAAGCGCGTGTCGCAGAACTCTTGCGCAAGAAATTTGCCTGGGTTAATAGTCGACTGGAAGGCCGCACTTACCTGACCGGTGATACCTTTACCGTTGCCGACGCTTATCTGTTCACCGTCAGCAACTGGAGCAAATATGTGAACCTGGACATCAGCGACTTTGCCCACCTGCAAAACTTCCTCGCCAGCGTCAAGGCCAGGCCACATGTACAAGCCGCACTAAAAGCCGAAGGCCTGCCTTCCTGATATCATCAGCAGCGAAGAGAGCAAGCCATGCCCTATGTACTCATACAGGTCACCCGCGAAAATGTCAGCGCAGCACAAAAAGCCGAACTGATAGCCGGTGCCACCGATTTGCTGGTACGCGTACTCAACAAGGATCCTGCCACGACTTTTGTCGTCATAGAAGAAGTGGATACTGATAACTGGGGAGTAGGCGGCATACCAGTCACGCAATTGCGTCAGTTGCAAGCTTAGCAGCACGAAAAAACAGAGTGGCTGACAGCCACCCTGTTCAAACAAGAAAGGCAAAAATGGAAACTGCATATCCCGACATCATCGCCATGCTGAACCGTTACTTCGATGGTCTGTACCACAGTGACACCAGCATACTCGCCCAGGTATTCCACCCCGAAGCCCATTACTACTGCGCCACCGAAGGAAATTTACTCCATCTGGACATGCAGCAATACTTCCCCGTCGTCGATAAACGCCCCGCCCCCGCCAGCAAAAACGAAACCCGCCGCGACCGCATCATCTCCCTGGAAATGGCAGGCCCGGTCACCGCCTTCGCCCGCGTCGAATGCGCAATTGCCAACAAGTTTTTTACTGATTTTTTAACGCTGGTAAAACTGGATGGGAGGTGGCAGATTGTGAGTAAGGTGTTTCATTTTGAATTGATGGATGCCTGAATAAAATCAATTGGTTTTCAAAAATATGGACTCAGGTCGTATTGACGTTGCTTTTGACGTTGCCTTTGATTTTTTGCAGTTCCCATGTGTAGCCGCCGTTTGTGCAGTACAGAAAATGGATCAAGAAGAGCCGCTGTCTGAGCGAAGCGAGTTTCGGATCTTCCCATTTTTTGTACTGCATAAACGGGAACCCCTTTAGGGGCGGCTATGCCTGGGTCGCCTTTTTGGCTTACCTTTTTGGCGAAGCAAAAAGGTAAGTAGCCGCCGGTCTACCACCGGCCTGCAATCGCAAATAACTTATGAAGGTATTTGACAACGAAGACTTGAGCAATACGAATCTGATATTAAAAGCTGCACCAGTATGCCAAGAACGCCGCTGGATTCCAGCCAAAAGCATGCTGGAATGACGTTAATAAAGTTCTTGGTAATTGAAAGCATCCAACTAGGTTAATGCTTGGAAAAAATTGGCGTGGGATGCCAGTCTAGTGAACTCCTTCAATAACTCAAAGAAATCACGTTATTGAGATTACCCCACTTTGTAGGAAAACCACCCGAGAAAACACCGTCCCAAGATTTTTCAAACAATAAGTTGTACACTGTGCCACAACAGAGTCAACAACCAGATTCACAGGCAAGCTCCGCATCAAGGCGGGCTGAAAGCAAGGCCGTATTGAGTATCAAGCACAGACCAAAACCTGTTGGTCTGCCGATTGAATTTCTTAGCCCCAAAACCATGCCCGAATCCAATAGCCTGGCTAACACGGCCGACAGCGTCACCAATGCGCGCACCACCGTACCCCATATCGTCCACGAGCTGGAAAACGGCTTGCTCGCCGATGCCGCCCATACCTCACCCAAGTATTTTTATGATGCGGTAGGCTCGGTCCTGTTTGAAGCGATTTGCGTGCTGCCGGAATATTATCCCACCCGCACTGAAGCAGAAATTTTTACCCAGCACATGGGCGACATGGCACGGGTCATTGGTCTGGGTGGCAGCCTGATAGACCTGGGCGCGGGTAATTGCGCCAAGGCAGCGCGGCTGTTCCCGGTACTGCACCCTGACCAATATGTGCCCATTGATATTTCTGTTCATCACTTGCAGGATGCGGTACACCGCTTGCAGCAGCGTTTCCCGCATATAGAGATGACGGCGCTGGGGCTGGACTTGGCACAGGACTGGAAGCTGCCTGCCGAAGTAAGACGTGACAAACGCCTGTTCTTTTACCCGGGTTCATCCATAGGTAATTTTGAACCGGAAGAAGCACTGGCATTCCTGTGCCATTTGCGCGCTGCCTGTGACAATGATGCGGGCATACTGATAGGTGTGGACCTGATCAAGGACAAGGCCTTGCTGGATGCCGCCTATGCTGACAGCCTGGGTGTCACCGCTGCCTTTAACCTGAATTTGTTACGCCATATCAATCATTTGCTGCATTCCGATTTTGATGTCAGTCAATGGCAGCATGAGGCTTTTTTCAACACAGAAAAATCCCGCATAGAAATGCATTTGCGCGCCCGGGAAAATTGCCAAGTGACCTGGCCGGGCGGACAAAGAAATTTTATCAAGGGTGAACACATACACACGGAAAACAGCTATAAATACAGCATACATGGCTTTAATGCCTTGCTGGCCGATGCTGGTTTTTCCCATAGCTGTCACTGGACGGACAAAAATGAATGGTTCGCCGTTATCCATGCCAAAGCTGCTTGATCCCCTCACAGAGCCGGGGCAAAACCTGCAACAAGCAGGCATGATTGAACGCTGGCAAGCAATCCGCTTGCGCTCAGTCGCGATTGCTGCGCCTCTGTCTGCCGAAGATTGCATGGCGCAATCCATGCCAGATGCCAGCCCCATCAAATGGCATCTGGCGCATACGACATGGTTTTTCGAAACCTTTATTCTTGAGCAGTTTGAAACGGATTTCCAGGCTTTTCACACTGACTTCCGGGTACTCTTCAATTCTTATTACAACGGTGTCGGTGACAAGCACCCTCGTGCGCAACGTGGTTTGCTGACACGGCCATCGCTTGACACTGTGCTAGCCTACAGGCGTAATGTTGATGAACGCATAATGCAATGCCAGGACAAGCTTGGCGATGCCCGCTTTGCATCCCTGCTGGAACTGGGCATGCAGCATGAACAGCAACATCAGGAGCTGATGCTGACTGACATCAAGCATCTGCTGTCATGTAATCCTTTGTTCCCGGCCCTGTATCCCGCAGCAGAGATGCGCAAACCCATGCCTGCCTCTGACACCCTGAGCTGGCAAGATTATGATGCCTGCCTGTGTGAAATTGGCCATGAGGGCAAAGGCTTTTCCTTTGATAATGAAGGGCCGCGCCACCGCCAGTTTCTGGAAGCGTTCCAGCTCGCGACGCGTTTAATCAGCAATGCTGAATACCTGGAATTCATAGAAGATGGTGGTTACCAGAATTCCGCCCTGTGGCTGTCTGAAGGCTGGGACTGGGTGCAGCAGCAAGACCTGCGTCATCCACTGTACTGGCGCTATGATTTCCAGCAAGGCTGGCAGGAATTTGGCCTGCATGGTTTGCTGCCGCTGAATCCGCAGCAGGCGCTTGGACATATCTCGTATTTCGAAGCCAGCGCCTTTGCGACTTGGGCAGGGGCGCGCCTGCCCACAGAAGCAGAATGGGAATATGCCGCACAACAACATGAACTTGAAGGCCAACTGAGCCAGTTGTTTGGTCATGGCTGGCAATGGACCAGCAGCAGTTACAGCCCCTACCCCGGCTTTGTCCCGGCAGCAGGTGCGGTGGGTGAATACAATGGTAAATTCATGGTCAACCAGTATGTCTTGCGCGGCTCTTCTGCCTTTACCCCGGTAGGCCACAGCCGCGCCAGTTACCGCAATTTCTTCCCGGCAACAGCACGCTGGCAACTGACAGGCTTGCGCCTGGCCCGATCACTTATTGAGGAGTAGTTTTATGCCCACCGCAAAATGGAAAGATACCGTCATTGCCCAAGCCAGTGATAGTGAAATTGTGAAATTGGAAGGCAATATTTATTTCCCTAAAAATAGCGTCAACCCTGAGCATTTGCGCGACAGTAACAAGCACACGGTGTGTCCATGGAAAGGTACAGCCAGCTATTACGATGTCGTCGTCAATGGTGAAGTCAATTCAGATGCTGCCTGGTATTACCCTGAACCCAAGGATGCGGCTAAAGAAATTAACGGCTTCATTGCCTTCTGGCGCGGGGTAGAAGTTTCTGCCTGAACATCACATCATGCAAGCATCAACTCGCTTGCATGAAATGTGATATTAGTTTTAGCCCAGACGTTTCGCCGCCAAAGCATTACCAGCACGGCTGGCTGCCTTGCGGCCCAGATGCGCAGAAATGAATTGCCCTGCATCCACCACGGCATTCAGGTCTATGCCAGTTTGTATGCCCAGGCCTTGCATGAGAAAGAGTACATCTTCTGTCGATACATTGCCCGTTGCACCTTTGGCATACGGGCAACCACCAAGGCCAGCAACGGAAGAATGGAAAATCGACATGCCGACTTCCAGACTAGCATAGATATTCGCCAGCGCCTGACCATAAGTGTCGTGGAAGTGACCGGACAAGGCATGGATGGGGAAGTCCTGCGCCACCCGCTGCATGACAGTCTGCACCTGCCTGGCAGTGCCCACGCCTATGGTGTCGGCGATATCGATCTCGTCACACCCAAGGTCGCGCAAACGCACTACCACATCGGCTACGCTGGCCACAGCGACTTCACCCTGGTAAGGGCAGCCAAAAGCGCAAGAGATACTGCCTCGCAAGCGTATCTTGTTTGCTTTTGCGGCTTCGGCCACTTCACGGAAACGTTCTATCGACTCTGCAATCGAGCAATTGATGTTTTTTTGCGCAAAGGCTTCCGAGGCTGAACTGAAAATCACTACTTCATCGGCACCGGCTGCCAGTGCAGCTTCAAAGCCTTTCATATTTGGCGTCAATACTGAATAGATGACACCAGGCTTGCGCGTAATGCCTGCCATGACCTCTGCCGAGGTGGCCATTTGCGGCACCCATTTGGGCGAGACAAAAGAGGCTGCTTCTATATTCACAAAACCAGCCGCAGTCAGACGGTTGACCAGTTCTATCTTGACGTCGGCGGATATGCTTTCTTTTTCATTTTGCAAGCCGTCACGTGGGCCTACTTCGACAATTTTGACTTGCTTGGGCAGTGATGCATTCATGTTGTTTTTCCTTGGAAGGCAATAACATCATTTTACCCCCAAGCTGGCTAAAGCCTGAACTCACCCCGTATTTCTACTTGTGCCAAAAGTCCAACTCACACCACATGCAATACCGCAACACCCAACTTATCGAAATATGGGTCCAGCCTGTCCGCCAGTTGCGGCAAGTTATAGCTGGGCACTTGTGGATATAAATGATGCTCAAGATGATAAGAAAGGTTGAACAACAGGGCCGGTATGATCTTGCCACGCAAGCTCCTGGCTTGCCCAAGTATGCGATTGTCAGGCTTGAAGTGCGGTAACCAGGCCGTGGTGACCGGATACAGGCAAGAACCTATGTACATGAATACGCAATAAGTCAGTGGCGCAGCGGTCCAGGGCACGACAAGTATGGCAATCACAATTCCGAGGATGGCAGCGCACAGTTCGGCCAGCATCCAGCGCCTTTGCACAGGATTCCTGGCAAGCCGGTAGGCATGCAGCCAATGACGGGCCAGATAGGTGGGCCCGGCTTTCAGCGCGCCCAGCAAACTCAGGTGTGCAGGGCTACCTTCAAAATCATCATGCTCCAGGCAATGGCTATGGTGATGCAGATGCGCCTGGCGGAAGGCATGGCCACTTTCCAGCAGCAGGATACTCATGGCAAACAAGACCCATTCTGTACTGCGTGGCTTGAAACCGGCAGCGCCATGCAATACATCATGGGCGAAGGTGACTGATACCAGGAAATGCAAGACGAAAACCAGCGGTAGCAAAAGGTAATAATGCATGGAGAAAACGGTGGCATACACAGCCAGGGTCAGCAGTGGCAGCACTGGCCAGATCAGGCGCTGTAATTTACTGGCATTTAACAAATCCAGACCCAGGCTGCTCAGATTAGGCAAGCCAGCCTGGCGGCGGCTGAGCGGGCTTATGGCAGCTCGTGCAAGCGGTGCGACCGCACTACGGCGGGCGACAGGAAAGACCGTATCAGTCAGGGTAGCACTATGGCTCATGTTCATACTCCTGATCAGGCGCGCAGCAAGTTGGTGATGAAAAAGAACAAATAGATGCACACCACCAGGCCTGCATCCAGATACTTGATACCCCAGCGCTGAAAAGCAAAGGCGATAGCTCTGTACAAATGCTGTATGAAAGTAACTGGCATCTTCAGTAATGGATAAAACATGAGCAATGCCAGCCATCTGGCGCCAGGAATGAACAGCAATGGCAAAACAGAAATAGCCTGGGCCATGCGGTGGCCAGTCAACAGGAATTCATTGCGCGGACTTAAGACATGCCAACGAAAACCCATTACATGCATGGAAAACGTAAATTTTTGCCGCTTGACTTTGGGCAAGCCAAACAAGATCAGCGACAAAATCCCATGAGCGAGCAAGAGACCAAAATCCACCAGCAAGGCCTGAGCAAGGTTCGACCGTATAAAAAATTGCAGCACAGGCGTGATGACCATGGCCCAGGCCAGGATGCGGTTGAGCCTGACCAAGTTGGCTCTGGTCAGTAAAGTGAAATGGGGGAAGCTTGATGTCGTTAGGTTCATGATTTTTCCTACTGCACTTGATTGTGGCTTTTTGGGTGGCAGGTATGAAAACTGCCTGTCTCCTTATTCGCAAACTGCGTGCCAGTCAGAAATATTTCATAAGCCCTTGTTTCTTAAGGAAATTCAATTTATGTCTCAGCAAAACTGTAAGCTTGCTATATAGTTGGCTGAAATTTACTATCAAGATGCTTAACAGCTACCGGCCATGAACGCCTACGGACTTTATTTTTTCTCACTTGCTTTGCAGAGCGTCATCAGCCCCTTGCTGGCTATCTGGCTTTGGGTAAGGGCAAGTCAACAACCAGGCATGAAGGCGCTGGCACTGTTTTGCGTGGGTATAGGCCTGTGGGCAACAGGGCAACTGGCCATCAACCTCGGTGATGCCAGGACTAGTGAACTGGGCAAGATACTGGTCAATACCGGCCCGGTGAATGCCGTGTTTTTCCTGCATTTTGTGCTGCGCTTTTTGGGACGCTTGCGACCAGCGAGCATCATCGCCTGGTATGCAGTAGCCCTGCTGGTGGTGCTGGGGATTAACATATTCGATATGGGTAGCCTCTTGCCCTGGCTGGAGTTCAAGCGCTACTACATCTTCCCGGTCTGGGGCTGGATACCCGGCATTTTTGTCAGCGGCCTGAGTACCTGGGCCTATCTGCTCTTGCTGATGGCCTGGCCTGCTGCTGCCCCCAAAAAACGGGGGCAGATCCTGGCCGCTTGCCTGGCTGGTGTCTGGGGTTCGCTCTCTACCCTGATGTTTTTGAATGCCTCGTTCGGCATCGCCATCTTCCCTTATAGCGTGATCCTGCTGCCGTTTTATGCCGTCTTGCTGGTACTCGGCATCCTGCGCTATGACATGATGGTGGTTAACCTGTGGGCCAACCGTTTCCTGGCCTGGCTGGCCCTGAGTGTGCTGACGGTAGCCATTGCAGGTCTGGTACTGAGCCTGGTGGCGCAAACCGGCTTCAGCCCGCTGGCGGCCTTGCCACTGTGGCA
This is a stretch of genomic DNA from Undibacterium sp. KW1. It encodes these proteins:
- a CDS encoding hydroxymethylglutaryl-CoA lyase; protein product: MNASLPKQVKIVEVGPRDGLQNEKESISADVKIELVNRLTAAGFVNIEAASFVSPKWVPQMATSAEVMAGITRKPGVIYSVLTPNMKGFEAALAAGADEVVIFSSASEAFAQKNINCSIAESIERFREVAEAAKANKIRLRGSISCAFGCPYQGEVAVASVADVVVRLRDLGCDEIDIADTIGVGTARQVQTVMQRVAQDFPIHALSGHFHDTYGQALANIYASLEVGMSIFHSSVAGLGGCPYAKGATGNVSTEDVLFLMQGLGIQTGIDLNAVVDAGQFISAHLGRKAASRAGNALAAKRLG
- a CDS encoding LysR family transcriptional regulator; translation: MNRHFADVLLGSIELFCLAAELESFKDAANAAGLTPAAVSRSIARLEERIGVRLFVRTTRQLRLTEAGRAYFVQCRQALNQLVEAEREVSGQQMQPAGLVRISMPTPYGHYRVLPLLAKFRQMYPLVKLDLQLSNRNVDLTADGFDLVIRGRNPPDSGMIARRLEDTEIVVCATPEYLQRFGVPIRLEDLDRHECLQFVLPSAGQNIVWIFRRDGEDIDWLTRGGLTCSEDLLGIITLAKNGAGLLQASRFMVEDDLRAGRMVEVLQEFKGRTRPFSLLYPRDRHLPLRVRVFIDFLVAELAQN
- a CDS encoding DUF427 domain-containing protein, whose amino-acid sequence is MPTAKWKDTVIAQASDSEIVKLEGNIYFPKNSVNPEHLRDSNKHTVCPWKGTASYYDVVVNGEVNSDAAWYYPEPKDAAKEINGFIAFWRGVEVSA
- a CDS encoding 4-oxalocrotonate tautomerase family protein; protein product: MPYVLIQVTRENVSAAQKAELIAGATDLLVRVLNKDPATTFVVIEEVDTDNWGVGGIPVTQLRQLQA
- the egtB gene encoding ergothioneine biosynthesis protein EgtB, encoding MPKLLDPLTEPGQNLQQAGMIERWQAIRLRSVAIAAPLSAEDCMAQSMPDASPIKWHLAHTTWFFETFILEQFETDFQAFHTDFRVLFNSYYNGVGDKHPRAQRGLLTRPSLDTVLAYRRNVDERIMQCQDKLGDARFASLLELGMQHEQQHQELMLTDIKHLLSCNPLFPALYPAAEMRKPMPASDTLSWQDYDACLCEIGHEGKGFSFDNEGPRHRQFLEAFQLATRLISNAEYLEFIEDGGYQNSALWLSEGWDWVQQQDLRHPLYWRYDFQQGWQEFGLHGLLPLNPQQALGHISYFEASAFATWAGARLPTEAEWEYAAQQHELEGQLSQLFGHGWQWTSSSYSPYPGFVPAAGAVGEYNGKFMVNQYVLRGSSAFTPVGHSRASYRNFFPATARWQLTGLRLARSLIEE
- a CDS encoding ankyrin repeat domain-containing protein, coding for MNSRTVYKNGTQLYDEVRQIIAQGADIDHITEYGESVLRVASNNGRFDIVKLLLDAGAAEYQLEWTDLMHEVVFGTNASIRQKISETENLETVDFWSRTPFLMAVQLGDVQKVLLLLELGANKNAVGRCSTSAMQYAIKNNHVTMLQFLLDTGFDIEAQDDFLYTPLITAASLGLLDCVRFLIENGADIYKENNIPQRAIEVASSLDIVKFLIDMGDDINDINPEMHAQLLGIAYKENPQISKADYLAGRYREFGTANAIKTNKPFWLAMIRSGASAWRASEMFHDDGSHDDNIIWCYDRYGRTTTVLPDGRIIEIGGEHEDFYDPDFCIYNDVTVFEKSGDINIYSYAREIFPPTDFHTATLVDDAIYIIGRLGYQDARIAGHTAVYQLDTKSLKISPFDTQGDGPGFISRHKARLKDDKIFVSGGKQIVIIDGKEDYIANTKNYQLCLKTAVWSAV
- a CDS encoding alpha/beta fold hydrolase, whose product is MTTWVLLRGLMRESRHWGDFPAHFQQAVGAERLLCLDFPGNGQLHAEHSLTTVAAMADHCHRQLQVQGVGEPVHVLAVSLGAMVALAWADRYPDDLQRMVLINTSVAPHNPFYHRLRPANYPALIATMLFGSSEQREQLILRITSNLQMAEQAKEIIRRWTAYAQENPISVGNILRQLLAAMRFRAPPYSGKVPLLLLAGEQDKLVNATCSRKLAGLWNCSLHLHPTAGHDLPLDDAGWVIQQVVNWQVDINFAPALPPENQ
- the egtD gene encoding L-histidine N(alpha)-methyltransferase, whose product is MPESNSLANTADSVTNARTTVPHIVHELENGLLADAAHTSPKYFYDAVGSVLFEAICVLPEYYPTRTEAEIFTQHMGDMARVIGLGGSLIDLGAGNCAKAARLFPVLHPDQYVPIDISVHHLQDAVHRLQQRFPHIEMTALGLDLAQDWKLPAEVRRDKRLFFYPGSSIGNFEPEEALAFLCHLRAACDNDAGILIGVDLIKDKALLDAAYADSLGVTAAFNLNLLRHINHLLHSDFDVSQWQHEAFFNTEKSRIEMHLRARENCQVTWPGGQRNFIKGEHIHTENSYKYSIHGFNALLADAGFSHSCHWTDKNEWFAVIHAKAA
- a CDS encoding M14 family zinc carboxypeptidase codes for the protein MSALPELNELERIIALGRGQLEVDVLCEVAVKSRQFPVYKLALGNPDTSLPAIGFFGGIHGLERIGTQVLLTFLRGLLTRLSWDKSLQHMLQDVRLVFMPLINPGGMWQATRCNPSGVDLMRNAPVEAQDKVPFLLGGHRYSPRLPWYRGAAGAEMEAENLALCRTVQQELLARPFSMAIDCHSGFGLRDRVWFPHAHSVHPIDHLADILALEELFEQTHPNHSYLFEPQSLQYRTHGDIWDYLYLQAQQDSSKTFLPLTLEMGSWLWVKKNPRQLFSRHGMFNPVAQHRLSRVLRRHNSWLDFLMRATCGHTQWLAQGPTRLRLQERAVARWYRP
- the gstA gene encoding glutathione transferase GstA encodes the protein MKLYFSPGACSLSPHIILREAGLDFTLQKVDTYVHKTADGLDFYSINPKGQVPTVELDDGEILTEGSIIAQYIAERAENRDLLPASGLARYRVLEWQNYISSELHKSFAPLFDADMPAEGKARVAELLRKKFAWVNSRLEGRTYLTGDTFTVADAYLFTVSNWSKYVNLDISDFAHLQNFLASVKARPHVQAALKAEGLPS
- a CDS encoding nuclear transport factor 2 family protein; this translates as METAYPDIIAMLNRYFDGLYHSDTSILAQVFHPEAHYYCATEGNLLHLDMQQYFPVVDKRPAPASKNETRRDRIISLEMAGPVTAFARVECAIANKFFTDFLTLVKLDGRWQIVSKVFHFELMDA